In Microbacterium soli, the DNA window CCGAAGGCCACGCGATGCTGCGCCGGTCCTTCCGCCCCGTGCCCGGTGATGCGCACCCAGATCTTCCCGGCGCGGTTCCGACGCTGGTCGAACGCCAGCCCCCGCTGACGCAGCGCGCGCGGGCGCGAGGCCTCGATGACGATGTCGGCCGCGTCGATCAGTCGCGCGAGGAGCGCTTCCCCGTCGGCGTCGCCGGAGATCTCGCACGCGAGTTTGCCGTGCCCGAGCCAATCGAAGAACCGCGCGTTCCCGCGCCGCGCGCCGTCCGGACGGCCGGCGAACTCGACCTTCACCACCCGTGCGCCGCCCGCCGCCAGCAGCGCGGTGCTCAGCGGTCCCGCCCAGAGCGCCGACAGATCGACCACGAGCGCTCCCCGCAGGCTCCGCGTCTCCGCCGGGGCGATCGGCTTGGTCCGGACGGCCGGCGGCCCGGCCTCGCCGAGGGTCGCGGCGGGCAGCCCCAGCATCGCGGCGCGCTCCACCAGCTCTCCGACCGAGCGACGGGCCGCCGCCGCCACCGCGAGCCACGGCTCTCGCTCCCCGAGTTCGGCGCCGAGGAGCGCCGGGACGAGTTCTCGATCCGAGTCCCGAGCGAGGCTCAGCGCCCCCCAGCCGTCACGCCCCCGGATCAGGCGGGTCGCTCCGCCGGCCGACACCCGCCCTCCGCGCGCGAAGCCGTTCTCCCGGGCGCGTCCGGCGAGGACGATCGCCGGGTCGCGCAATGCGTCCCCGGGAGGCAGGCCGAGCCGCCCCACCAGGCGACCGAGCTCGTCCGCGAACGCCGCGTACGCGAAGGCCGGGCTCGCGTCGACGGGACCCTCGGGTTCGCCCGTCAGCGACATCAGCCCGGACTCCGCCCAGCGGGTCAGTATCGCCTCGCCCGGTGCGTCAGCGCTCATCCGAGGGCCGAGCTTCGTACGATGGGGATCACGTCCTCCTTCACGGACTGCAGAACAAGTGAGCCGTTCAAAGGCGACTCCAGGCCCACCATATTCTCATGACCGAACCCGATCCACAGAATGCGAACCGCATGCCCGCCCAGAAACCGAAAACCCGCCAGCGTCGAGAACGCGGCTCCATCTCCTCCGATCAGATCATCGAGGGAGCCTTCGCCGTCATCAAGGATTCCTCCGTCGAGAGCCTCAGCATGCCCGAGCTCGCACGGAGGCTCGACGTCGGCGTCACCAGCATCTACTGGTACTTCCGCAGGAAGGAGGATCTGCTCCGCGCGATGAGCGATCGCGCGCTCGCGATACTGTACACGCAGCTGCCCGATCCGGCCGACTTCGGCGACTGGCGGACCTTCATCGAGACCTACCAGCGCACGACGCGGGAGATCCTGACCCAGGATCCCGCCCTGGCGGACCTCATCCTCGTTCGGCAGAACTCCTACTCGCTCGCGGCCGGCATCAACGCCTTCAGGAGCGTCGACCGGAATCTGCAGGCCCTCATCGACGCGGGCTTCGCCCCGCTGCAGGCCTGGCGGCTGTTGAGCGCCGTCACCACGTTCACGAACGGCATGATCCTCGCCGCCCGGACGGCGACGATGAACGACGCCGTCACGCTCGACGAACGGCAGACGCTCCTCATCACCGACGAGATGCCGGCGCTCACCGACCTGGTGCGCACCGAGAAGATCCAGCTCGCCATGGTCTCGGACGAGGACTTCGAGACCGGGCTCGCGGCGCTTCTCGACGGCTTCGAGCGTCAGCTCGAGAAGAGCTGACACGACTCAGCTGAGGTCGAGGACCCGATGGCGCGGGATCGCCAGCGCGATCGCCCCGGCGATCAGGGCGACGGCCGCGGCGACCACGTCGAGGACCACGATGCCGCTCCAGGTGGGATAGGAGCCGCCGTCGATCACGACGAATGACACCGACAGCACGGCGGCCACCACGGCGCTGGATGTCGAGGTCCCCACCTGCCGCAGCACCGTGTTCAGTCCGTTCGCCGAGGCGGTCTGCGCCAGGGGCACCGCCGACATGATGAGGGCGGGCATCGCGGCGTAGGCGAACGCCGTGCCGATGCCGACCAGCGCCGCCGACAGCGACACCTCGAGCGCCGAGTGATAGAGGAAGTTGCGCACGATGTACCCGATCGCGATGATCACCGTGCCGGCGATGAGCACGACCTTGCCGCCGATGCGGTTGAGCAGGTATCCGTTCACGGGCGACAGCACCACCATCGCGAGCCCCGACGGCACCATCCACAGGCCCGCCTCGGTCACCGACAGCCCGAGCCCGTACCCGGTCTCCGTCGGCGCCTGCAGCTGCTGCATCGACCAGCATGCTGACGAACAGCGCGAAGCCGACGAAGACCGCCGTGATGTTCGTGAGGGCGACCGTGCGAGCAGCCATGGTGCGCAGTTGCAGGATCGGGTCGCGCAGGCGCAACTGGAACGGGATCCACCCGGCGAGCACCGCGAGGGAGAGGACGGTCAGGCCGATCGTCGGGAACGAGCTCCACCCCCAGATGGACCCCCGCGAGACGACCAGGAGCACGCCGGCGATGATGACCGAGAGCGCGGTCGCGCCGACGAAGTCGAAGCTCCCTCCCGATCTGACGCTCGGGTCGCGCACCACGACGGCGACCGCGACGATCAGCAGCAGCGTCACCGCGAGCATGAGCCAGAAGACCCAGCGCCATCCCACGGCGTCGTAGATCAGGCCGGACAGCGGCAGGCCGAGGGCGCCCCCGAAACCGAGCGTGGCGCTCATGAGGGCCACTGCGGAACCGACGCGCTCCGGGGGGAGCGTGTCGCGGAGGATGCTCATCCCGATGGGGATGAGGGCCATCCCGAAGCCCGCGAGCGCGCGGCCGATGAAGAGCGCCGCGTACCCTCCGGCCGCCGCGGACACCAGCGCGCCGGCGGCCATGATCGCGAGGCAGACGTACAGCAGCGGACGCTTCCCGTACATGTCGGCGAGACGCGAGAGCGTCGGCACGCTGATCGCGCCGATCAAGAGGGTGATGGTGACCAGCCAGGTCGCGGCATCGGCGGAGACGTCGAGTTCACGCGGAAAGATGGGGAGCAGCGGAATGACCAGGGTCTGGTTGAGCGAGGCCGCGAGCCCGCTCAGGCTGAGTGTTCCGCTCACGAGCCACGTCGGGCGCCGCTGGCGCGCTCCGCCGGCCACTAGCGGCCCCGACGCCGGTAGCTGAGCCTGGCGATGTTCGACGGCTTCCCGGTGGGAAGCATGATCTCCGCGTCGACGACGCAGATGGTCCTTCCGACGTGCACCGGGCGGGCGGAGGTGACGATCTCGTCGCCGAGCGGAGCGGGTCGCAGATAGTTGACGCGCAGGCTCTCGCACTCCCACGCGAAGGGATCCCCGGGAACGGCTCGCGAGGCGGCGTATTCGAGGATGGTCACCGCGACGCCGCCGTGCAGCGCGCCCGCCGGGTTCGCCAGGTGCGCCGACACTGCTCCGCGCAGCGCGGCCGCCCCGGCCTGCGCCTCGGGCACCCCGAGCAGTTCGGCCAGCGATATCCCCGGGGGGTCCATCTCGGGCGACGGCCGAGGATCGTATCTGCGCCCGCGGTCCACGAACCGCGAGGCGAACTGGGCCTCGGCGAGCACGCGACCGCCCTCCCCGAGGATGGCGCCGGCGACGCTCCCGCCGATGTCGTTCAGCTCGACCACGTCCTCCCGCAACGAGAACTCCTCCCCCGCCCGCGGCGGAGACGTCGGAAAGCTCATCGACAGCTCCGAGGTCACGAGCCCGAGCGTCGGCGACGGGCGGCCGCGCATGACGGGATGCGCCAGCGAGGTGTCCGCGAACACGCCGAGGGCGCCGGCCCGGGCGACGCCGTCGAGGTCGAGACTCTCGGGGCCGACCATCCCGCGTTCGTGCGGCTGGTATGGAGAGTCCCGCCGCGCCATTCCGAAGATCGCCCAGGGCGTGTAGCCCTCGAGCCGGGGATCTCGGCGGCCGCTCGGGTCGTCGGCCAGAACGTGTGCGGGATTCGGTTTCAACGTACGCCTCTCTTCACGGTGCTCGTCCTTGTGTCGCGCATCAGGTACCACCTTCTCACCCGCCCGTGCCAGGCCGGCGCCGTGAGACGTGCGATGGCCGAGGCTCGCGCCCCGGCCTTCGCACTCGGACTGGATGCTCAGGACACGATCCCGCCGTCCTTCGCCTCGATGATCTGCGGCCACTCGTATCCGAGTTCCAACAGCACCTGCTCCGTGTGCTCCGCATACTCGGGAGCGCTCGACGGCGCCGGCGTCTCCTTGTTGAAGCGGATGGGCGGCGCGACCTGACGATACTCCACGCCGTTCTCGGCCTTGTTCCGGATGAAATAGCCGTTCGCGTCCGTCTGCGGGTCGTCCAAGGCCTCCTTCGGAGACTTGATCGGGCTCCACGCGCCGGTCTCGTCCTTGAGCACCTCGACCCAGTGGGCGTACGGCTGCGAGGCGAAATGCGAGCTGAGGATCTCGGTGAGCTCCGCGTTGTTCTTAAAGAGGTTCTGCGCCGGCGTGAAGCGTTCGTCCTCCGCCAGCTCGGGGAGCCCCACCCGGCGCGCGAACGCTGCCCAGTTCTTGTCGGGCTGCAGGAACGTCAGCTGTATCCATCGCCCGTCAGACGTCTTATAGGGGTTGACCAGCGCGTTGAAGGAGGCGCCGAGTTCGGGCTTCGGCACGACCTCGACGTCGAAGAAGTCCGCCGCGGTCACGTCGGGGGCGATCGTCCACAGGGCCTGCGCCAGCAGCGACACCTCCACGGGAAGCGCCTCTCCCGTGCGCTCGCGGTGGTAGAGGGCGCCGAGGACGCCGCCCGCGAGCGTCAGCCCGGCGGGGAGATCGCCGAGCGCCGGCGTCTGACGGAAGGGCACGATCGAGTCGGGCGCGCTGAGCGAGTACGAGTAGCCGCTCCGCGCGAAGTAGGACGTCGAGTCGTACCCGGCCGCGCTGGCGTCGGGGCCCTCGGTGCCCTGGCCCGTGCCCTGGGCGACGATCAGCTTCGGATTCGCGGCCCGCAGTTCGTCGAGGTCGATCTTCAACCGCTCGAGCGCGGCGGGGAGCCAGTTCGTCAGGAACACGTCGGCTTCGGAGACGAGCTTCTTGAAGATCTCGAGGCCCTGCTCGCTCTTCAGGTTGAGGCCGATGCTGCGTTTGCCGCGGTTGCCGAGCTCCAGCATGAAGTCTTGCCCGGTGCGCGAGTTCTCCTTGACGAGGCCTCCGACCACGAGCGACCGGCCGGGATCACCGCCTCTGGTATCCTCCACCTTTACGACGTCGGCGCCCCAGTCCGAGAGTGCGACGCCCGCGCTCGGCACGAACGTCCATGAAGCAAGCTCCAC includes these proteins:
- a CDS encoding PaaI family thioesterase, with protein sequence MKPNPAHVLADDPSGRRDPRLEGYTPWAIFGMARRDSPYQPHERGMVGPESLDLDGVARAGALGVFADTSLAHPVMRGRPSPTLGLVTSELSMSFPTSPPRAGEEFSLREDVVELNDIGGSVAGAILGEGGRVLAEAQFASRFVDRGRRYDPRPSPEMDPPGISLAELLGVPEAQAGAAALRGAVSAHLANPAGALHGGVAVTILEYAASRAVPGDPFAWECESLRVNYLRPAPLGDEIVTSARPVHVGRTICVVDAEIMLPTGKPSNIARLSYRRRGR
- a CDS encoding TetR/AcrR family transcriptional regulator C-terminal domain-containing protein, with the protein product MPAQKPKTRQRRERGSISSDQIIEGAFAVIKDSSVESLSMPELARRLDVGVTSIYWYFRRKEDLLRAMSDRALAILYTQLPDPADFGDWRTFIETYQRTTREILTQDPALADLILVRQNSYSLAAGINAFRSVDRNLQALIDAGFAPLQAWRLLSAVTTFTNGMILAARTATMNDAVTLDERQTLLITDEMPALTDLVRTEKIQLAMVSDEDFETGLAALLDGFERQLEKS
- a CDS encoding CoA transferase → MSADAPGEAILTRWAESGLMSLTGEPEGPVDASPAFAYAAFADELGRLVGRLGLPPGDALRDPAIVLAGRARENGFARGGRVSAGGATRLIRGRDGWGALSLARDSDRELVPALLGAELGEREPWLAVAAAARRSVGELVERAAMLGLPAATLGEAGPPAVRTKPIAPAETRSLRGALVVDLSALWAGPLSTALLAAGGARVVKVEFAGRPDGARRGNARFFDWLGHGKLACEISGDADGEALLARLIDAADIVIEASRPRALRQRGLAFDQRRNRAGKIWVRITGHGAEGPAQHRVAFGDDAAVAGGLVGRGAAGDPVFAGDAIADPLTGVRVAGEVVAALDAGGGTLVDVSLSGVAAEYAARAREEAPPHSVERSDGGWRLRFPGGAAVAVADPPRIPVSPPARPVGADTATIRALLDAPEP
- a CDS encoding MFS transporter, which encodes MQQLQAPTETGYGLGLSVTEAGLWMVPSGLAMVVLSPVNGYLLNRIGGKVVLIAGTVIIAIGYIVRNFLYHSALEVSLSAALVGIGTAFAYAAMPALIMSAVPLAQTASANGLNTVLRQVGTSTSSAVVAAVLSVSFVVIDGGSYPTWSGIVVLDVVAAAVALIAGAIALAIPRHRVLDLS
- a CDS encoding CaiB/BaiF CoA-transferase family protein, translating into MVNILDGVKVVELASWTFVPSAGVALSDWGADVVKVEDTRGGDPGRSLVVGGLVKENSRTGQDFMLELGNRGKRSIGLNLKSEQGLEIFKKLVSEADVFLTNWLPAALERLKIDLDELRAANPKLIVAQGTGQGTEGPDASAAGYDSTSYFARSGYSYSLSAPDSIVPFRQTPALGDLPAGLTLAGGVLGALYHRERTGEALPVEVSLLAQALWTIAPDVTAADFFDVEVVPKPELGASFNALVNPYKTSDGRWIQLTFLQPDKNWAAFARRVGLPELAEDERFTPAQNLFKNNAELTEILSSHFASQPYAHWVEVLKDETGAWSPIKSPKEALDDPQTDANGYFIRNKAENGVEYRQVAPPIRFNKETPAPSSAPEYAEHTEQVLLELGYEWPQIIEAKDGGIVS